In candidate division WOR-3 bacterium, the DNA window TTTCCTCTCATTTTTACCCAGCCCAAGTATTTTTCCCTTTTTTTTCTTCTTTTTCGTCTTTTCGCCTTTGTTGCCCTTTCCCTTTTAGTATTTTCTTTTGGTAATTTCCTTTTCCGATTTTTGGTCCCTAATCGGGGCTTAATTTCAATTATCGCTGGACTTTTTCTCTTCTTCCTTGGCTTCTGGTCATTCTTTGGCAAGGGCCATTTCTTTTATCCGAAAAGATTCCAATGGGAGAACCGTTATTTTTTCTCAATAATCTTGGGAATACTCTTTGGTCTTTTGCCCTGTCCTCCCACCTTAGCGGTCTTAACTTATCTTATGCTGGAAGGGAAGACTTTTCTCAATGCCGGATATATGGGTTTAGCCTTTGCCTTGGGTGAGATGATTCTTCCCCTCGCAATT includes these proteins:
- a CDS encoding sulfite exporter TauE/SafE family protein; amino-acid sequence: MDYLQLFLFGLITSFGPCLFLCAPLIFPLIFTQPKYFSLFFLLFRLFAFVALSLLVFSFGNFLFRFLVPNRGLISIIAGLFLFFLGFWSFFGKGHFFYPKRFQWENRYFFSIILGILFGLLPCPPTLAVLTYLMLEGKTFLNAGYMGLAFALGEMILPLAILFFSQPLLYRIRNEKWLQISPFLSLILFFLIGFQLLLRGLPR